The DNA sequence GCGATCAATGTCCTGCTCGATAGCTGCGAATCCCTCAATATCGGGTGCTTGCCGGCATACGGATTGGCCGCTACTTCGAACAGCGACACCACTGCTCGGCTAACTTGGGCATTGGTGGATTCCTCGGTATTGGGACAGATCAGATATCGCCCGGTGGGGGCAACCGCTTGGATTCTCAGCGACACCCTATCCATACCAGAACTGAACCTATCGGGGTTGAATGGATGCCAAGATTATGAATTTCAGGTGCAGACCATTTGCGATAGCTCTACGAGCGGGTTCTTCTCCACGAGTACCTTCCAGACGTTGGGTTGCTGCGAATCACCCGCAGGAATCACCGTCATCCAAAGAACGGATACGGCGGCCACGCTAGGCTGGATCGGCGTTTTTGGGGCTACGGGATACGAACTCTTGCTCCAAGCTCCGAATGGGACCAGCCAATCCTTCCTTTCACCAGACACCACATTTGCCTTCACGGACCTCATCGCATGTAGTAGGTACCAGCTCCGAATTGCGACGATCTGTGAGGGTGAGCAGACTGATACGAGCGAAGTTTTCCTGTTTGATACGGAAGGCTGCGGTGCTTGCCGGGATTCGATGTATTGCCCTTCCCGAGGGACGGACGTGACCTTCGAATGGATTCAGCGCGTCCAAGTTGGCCCTATCGACCAAGTATCAGGCGCCAATGGAGGCTATGGAGATTTCACTGCATTCACGTCCCAATTGGTGATCGACTCCACGTACGATGTAGAATTGACCCCCGGATATGCTAGCATGGCATTCACCGAATCGTGGAGAATTTGGATTGATTTCAACCAAGATGGGGTATTCGATTCCTCCGAATTGGCACTCGATCCCATTCCGCAGATCGGACCGCTCATCAGCCAGATCACCATTCCTCCAGACGCATTCGAAGGAAATACCCGTATGCGTGTCAGCATGAAGTTTCCCGGTTTTAGTGGCAATGAATTTCCCACTCCCTGCCTGCTCTTCACCGAGGGCGAGGTCGAAGACTACTGCATCACCTTGACCTTTGCGGATACTCCACTTTGTGTCGTTCCCGTCCCCGAAACCGTCATTCTGGAAACGACCCCCGGCAATATCAGAAATGCGACTTTGAGCTGGGAGCATGCCGATGATGCGGGTGAATTCCAGATCCAATACCGCCCTATTGGAGGAAATTGGACCACCGAAACCCTGACCGATACCTTCCGAGTCCTGACGGGATTGGAAGATTGTCAGCAGTACGAATGGCGCGTAGCGAGTCTATGTAGCGGGGTATTCAGTGGATACACTTCCACCCAAATGTTCACAACTCAAGGATGCGGGACCTGCCTAGATTCCGTGTATTGCGAAACCAGGGGCATCAATCCCGATTCCATCCGCATCCAATCCTTCCAATTGGCCGATGTCACCAATACCTCCTCGGGCGAAGGATATGGCGATTTCACCCAAATCTTCCTCGGACTCCATCGAGGAGCGGATTATCTGCTGGAATTGACCATGAATCGATTCGGAGAAAACTTCCCCTACACCACGACAGGATGGGTAGACTGGAACCAAAATGGCGTATTTGACCCCGCTTCTGAGACGCTTTTCAATCGAGTCGGAATCACTCAGGACACCATTCAGGCGACCATCTCCATTCCAGATTCTGGCCTGTATGGCAATGCCAGATTGCGCGTATCGGTCTCTACAGATAACTCCATCGATCCGTGTGGGGCATTTGACATTGGGGAAGTGGAAGATTACTGTCTGGAGTTTTTGGCGCCCATTTCTGTAGAAGATCCATTCACCGAGCTGTTCAAGGTATACCCCAATCCATCCACTGGGATCGTATTCATCGAGCATCCCCAGTCGGTACATGGTTTTAGGTTGCTGGATCTGGCGGGGAGAGAATTGGACAGATGGGACGCGGACCTTCAAGGGCAAACGAAGCGAGACCTCACCCAGTTCTCCAATGGCTTGTACCTGCTGGAATTCATCTCACCCAAAGATCGAATGACCCTCAAACTTCAACTCAACCGATAGGCATGAAACGTACCATCTCGGAGGAATCCATCCTCAAGGCTACGGGCCAGCAATGGGACGAATGGTTCCATCTCATGGATGCTGCCCAATGCACAGAAATGTCCCACAAGGAAATGGCCCAGTGGCTGGAGACCGAGCACGGTGTCAGTATGTGGTGGTGTCAGGCCATCACGGTCCAATATGAACGCGAACGTGGGCTGCGGAAGGTCAATGAGAAGATCGGAGGATTTGAGGTGAGCGTGAGCAAGACGGTCCAGATGCCGATCGAAGAACTTTATGAGCGCGTGCATGGCTGGTTTTTGGCGCTACCCGATATCGAGATCCGAGTCGCCAATCCCAACAAGAATATGCGGATCACCTGGCCAGACACTACGAATGTAGTCGTTCACGTCTGGGACAAGGGGCCCGCGAAATCTCAGGTGGTGGTCATGCATGAAAAGCTCTCCACGCAAGAACTCGTCGAACCGACCCGCGCATACTGGAAGGCCCAAATCCCGCTGATGGTTGATTTTGAGGCTTAGGAGCGTTCACACGCTAAGTATTTTCATCCGAATCAGGGCCCGACTCCATCAAAAAGACGGGATACTCCACAACAAATCCTCCCAAGCGAATTTTTCGGTCGGAAGCCCTACCCTGCTCTTTTTTCGGAATGTGGGTTTTGAGGAAAACGGACAGGCATGAAAGTCCAATTTTTTTGCCCTTTTTTCCGAAAAAATCGGCGGCGTAGATACGGCCATTCGAAGCATTCTGGACAGGCCGATCCTTCTGACATTCAGGCAACCATTTTTCAGCCGAATCGGTCCATTGTTACGAGTCTGGAAATACCACTTTGGGACACGAAGTTCTCCGAGAACCCAGCCGATCTCCCGCTTACTCAAGCGCGAGTACAAGCCGAAAAGATGGGCTAAAAACGATCCAACAATGATTCCAGAATCCCTGACAGTCAATCAATTTGACAGGTCGCATGTTTCGGATTCCCCAAGCAACACGCCCGTTTTGGGACATAGGAGATTTCCTAGAACTACCGCAAGCGTAAAGTGCGGATGATAAAAATCACATATAACGAAAAACTTTTCTCATCCGTTGCCTGCTTATTTGTTTGATTGTCAAAACAGAAAAAGCTGCAAATTGCGAATCCATAAAATTTCCGGCGGGTTGATCTCCTGAAATTTCTCCGACGGATGCTTTGGATTCAAAATTTTTTGGCTAATTTTCACTGACCATTCGCACTATACAGCACTTAAATCAGGCGGTGATGGGATGATTGCAAACCGTCCTGAAACATTTCAAAAGCGGCAGTGACTGGGGAATTTTTTCAGATAACAATCTGATTCACTGCCCATTCAACGAAACGAATTTTGACGGCTCTCAGGAATAATTCTGACGCGGCTCCCAAAAGGACCACGCCAGCCAAATTCCAAACGCATAACATTCGCCTGACAGGAAGCAGTGATTATTGCTACGATATTCACGATTTTCCTAGATCTTACACTACTTACAGCTAGCTTCATTTAGATCTGGCACCGAAAAAAAGATGTACTATGACGTTCCAACGGATCAAATTCTCGAAGGAAGTAGACTTGGACTTCAGCAAGACGCTCAAAAAGCGCGTGCGCGAGTATTTTGAGAAAAACCAGATTCCTAGAACAGGCGGGAATGCCATGATTATCAAGGTCGCATTCATGCTGGCCCTGTACTTGGTTCCCCTCGTTTTGATGCTTACCGGTGTGGTTACTTCCGATTGGGGAGTATTCGGCATGTGGTCCATCATGGGAATCGGACTCGCCGGGATCGGTTTGGCCATCATGCACGATGCCTGCCACGGAGCCCTTTCCTCCCACAAAAAAATCAACAATTTCTTGGGCTATGTCCTCGATTTTGTAGGCGGAAGCTGCTCTCTCTGGAAAATCCAGCACAATGTCCTTCACCACTCTTTCACCAATATCGAAGGACATGATGACGACATTGCACCTGTAGGCGTACTTCGCTTCTCTCCTCACGCTGAGAAAAAAGGCGTTCACAGATTCCAGTTCCTCTACGCGTGGTTCTTCTATGGCCTCATGACCTTCTCATGGGTGACTTTCAAGGACTTCCGTTTGGTACTCCGCTACAACAAAAAAGGCCTTACACGCGGCAAGAAACAAGCTGTCGGACCGATGATGACCCGCTTGTTCTTCGCCAAAGTGGCTTATTACACCTACATCCTCGTGTTGCCACTCGTATTGATGGACAACGCTTGGTGGGTGATCGTAGGATCTTGGTTTACAATGCACTTCATCGCTGGATTGATCCTCGCGTTGATCTTCCAACCTGCGCACGTAATGCCAGATTCCAAGTACCCATTGCCTGACGAGTCCGGACACATGGACAACAGCTGGTTCATTCACCAATTGTTGACTACCACCAACTTCTCCCCGAACTCCAAATGGTTCTCTTGGTACGTAGGTGGCCTGAACTACCAGATCGAACACCACTTGTTCCCTAGTATCAGCCACGTACACTACCCGAAACTGTCCAAGATCGTCGAGGAAACTGCCAAAGAGTTTGACTTGCCTTACAACAAGCAGCCAAACTTCGTGAAAGCAGTTTGGGAGCACGGCAAAATGCTCTACATGCTCGGACGCTAATCATACAAAAACACAACCCTATTGGGCTTGTCTCCATCTGCGAGGCAAGCCCTTTTTTATTTGTCCTTGCGCTCCATACACATGACTGATGGATTCAAGATGCTTCCAACCGGGTATCGGAGAATTGCCGAGATGTGGATGAAGCTTTGGGTGTGCCCCAGCGTGCAGATATTGGATACTGCGCTTGGATAAGAGGTCGCTGGGTCGGTCCCCTACGGACTCGCTGATCGCTCGGTCCCTCCGCCCAAGGCTCCGGGACTTCGGCAAAGCCTCACCCTCCGGACACCTCACACCGCCCCAGACAGCCGCACATCTATCTCCCGATCTTGCTCTTACGAATAAACCGATCAAATACATTCGTTAGGCCCTCCCCTGAATGGGTGATGAATTCATGCCCGAAAGCGTGAGGTTGAGGAACTCATCCCTAATCCCCGCGACATGATTTTTCAACACTCCCTCTACCACATCCGATGGGCGGAGGACAAGCAAATTCTCGAATTGGTCTGGAAACCCACCACCCAAGATCTGGTGGCAGAGGAATTTCAGGCAGCGCTACACAATTTCGCGGGTTTCGGCGCGACGTATGGCGTCAGTTCCATGCTACAGGACATGCGGGACTTTATGGATTATCTCCCCCCAGAATTACTGCGTTGGAGAGACATCGTGGTTTCCCCGCGGTATCGGCAATTTGGGCTTCAAAAGATGGCGTTCCTGTATCCCCCAGAAATGGCGCCCAAAAACATGGGAAATGCGCCCATCCAGATTCGGGGCTATGCCGAGGAATTCTTTGATGTCTATGAATCGGCCACAGATTGGCTATTGACGGATATTCGCCCCAGAAAAGCAGGCTAACGAACGGAAGTGGCGATCCTCACCTCCATCTCATCGATGGTACCCGGAATCCTATCGGGGTTCCAGACATAGATTTTGATGACTCCGCCAGGAGGGAGCGTTTCTGACTTGACCCAGAGCGCTACAGGCACGGGACTCCAATTGCCACGCGCACGGACGTACTGTTCCATCCGCTGTGATTCGGAATGCTGAATCACGCCATCCTCCTCCACTGTGATGACAAGCTTCGCACTGGAAATTTCCTCGGACCTGAATTGGAGGACTGCTTGAATGCGGGTCAGTTCCCCAAGCTCAGCATCCAGATCCGAAATCGGCAAAGTGAAAGTCCCCGCATATTCGGCTAGCTCAAGTGCATATTGCCCTTCGAAAGGCGATTTGAGCGTCAGAAGATCAGGCGTCCAATCCCAATGTGCGGCCGAATCTTCAAACCCCTGTGTATATCGAGCCACTCCTCGCCAATCAGATTCCAGAAGGGGCAAATGGGTGGCGCTCCACAGCTTTCGATCGTGCGCTCCTTCCCAAAGCAAATGCTCAGGTTCTTGGGTGTACGCTACGTATGGAGGCAAATCTTCCCAAGATTGTCCGGTGAGGTGCCAAGTATAGGGATTCATGAGCAGTACCACATCCTCATGGAGCGAATCCACCTGATCCAAATATTGAAAACTCACCCATTCATTCGCAGCTTCCGCAGCAAAACCATCCCAGAACCGCCCAAATCTCGTTTGTGCATCATTGGTGATCACAGAACGAGGGCCTGGCTGTCCAGCTAGTGCCTGCATGATTTCGTGCTGCTGCTGACGATACTCGATGGATCTGGCATATTGAATAGGTTGCCAGAGCAGCCCCAACCATCCCCAAAGGCCTAAAATCATGGCGAGCTTGAGTCCTGCTTGGCCCCGATTTCCCAGCAGTCGGCAGATTGGCAACAAAGCCAACAGGAAATATAGACTCCCTACAAGCCATTGTTGGTCCCAGCAGGTCCAGACAGTCATCACCGCCATCCAGATCGTCCAGCCCCAACTAAGCTTGTTGTCAGCATAGATCTGCCCCAATACCCATGCAGCAGGCACAGCGGCTACCGCTACGAGATAGAGATAATGTCGAGGATCGAGGCACATCGGCACATAGGAGGTCGGGGAAATGGTCATGAAATTCGCTGCCAAGAAGAATCCCAAAGCGATTACACTGCCCCAAAGCATGTCAGGTCTCAGCCGCATTCGCGCTCGAATCGAAGGAGAAATCCAGCCTCCTACCAAGATGACGGGCGCGACCAGCATCCCATTTCGATTGGCCATTTGCCAGAAACCTGCCAGCAGTCGTTCCATCAAGACGGCCAAAGGTTGTTGATCATAGCTACAGGAATTGAGGTACCCATTGGCACCGATGGCAGCAAACCTTGCCCACGGATCTCCCAGCCAGAGGGTGTAGCCAACTAGATACAAGCTCACGCAAACTCCCATTGTAACAGCGGCAGATACCCAAAATCTTCGCTGCCTGCCACGCACCAAATCCCAGCCTGCAAGCACGGCCCATACAGGTACCGAGAGCAGAATCGTTCCTTTGGAGAGGAATGCCCACATCCAGGCGAGCGAAAACATCATTCCCCAGCCGATTGCCTGCCGACTATTTTGCCAACTGGAAAGATAGGCTATCCATCCTCCAAAAACGCCTATTGCGACATACAGATCAGGCATGAGCTTGTCCGTGTAGAATAGCCACCAATGACAGCCTGCAACCAGCAGCAAGCCTATCAATCGAATCCCCCAGCCTTGGGCGCTTAGTAGTCGATAAACGCCCCACAACATCAACAGAGCCATACCTAGACTCGGCAAGGCCATCGCCCCGTCGGAAACTCCAAAGATGGAAAAGGAAATCGCCGTCAATCCGATGACTGGCAGGCGGTGGGTGAAATGATCCGTGGCATCCACCTGTCCCAAGGTCCAGCCATGTGCCAATTCAGCGTATTGGAGATCGTCATAGCCAAATGGCCCCAGATAGGCCCAGAGGTGATGGGCAATGAGGAAGGCACCGATGAGGATCGGCATCCAGGGGAATTGGGAACGAAAAAAACGCATGGCTAGGGATCAATTGAGAGCAAATTAAGCAATCCCCCTTGAATCCCCGACCATGCGTATGGCAAATGATTGTGCGACTAGTCGATTGTCACCTGACTTCCCCACCAATCAGGGTTGGGTTGATAGTCCGGGGACAGCATGGATTCGCGTTGCTTTTCCAAAGCGGGCCACTTCTTGTTCACGACCTTGTTGTGGTATTGGGTATGCGCTTCATCGTCGTAAGCTTCATCCGGCGCTGGCATACGGGCGGATTGATCGGCCAGCCATTGTTGGAGTTGCGTATGGAGCTTCTCCGCAAGGTTGGGATGTTCATCTGCGACATTGTGGAGTTCCGCCGGATCTTGGTCGAGTTGATACAGCGCCCCTTGCTGAGTCTCGTGGTAGTAAATCCATTTCCAATTTCCCTGACGAATGACGGAACTCGGATCTCCTCCTTGATTGCCGTAGTGGGGATAGTGCCAATACAGCGGACGATCCGCCCAAGTCACTTGCTCGCCCTGGAGAATCGCCAACAGAGATTGCCCATCCAAATGAGCGCCTTCAGGAGCAGCGGCTCCGATGGACTCCATGATCGTCGGATAAAGGTCAGCACCTGTAGCGGGTACTTCTGAGGAGCCTCCTTTCATCGCGCCATTCGGGAGATACACCATCAACGGTACACGCAGGCCTCCTTCCCATTGGTATCCTTTCCCTCCACGAAGCGGTGCATTGCTGGTAGAGAATGCATCCCCCGATGCCACGCCTCCATTGTCTGAGGTAAAGATAATGAGGGTGTTGTCCATCATGCCCGTTTCCTCCAAGGTGTTTAGGACCTCTCCGATTGCATCGTCCATGGATTCCACCAATCCAGCATAGACAGGATTGTCCTGATACTGACGAATGGGGAGTTTCTTCTCCATTTCGAAGCCAGATTCAGCGATTCCTTGCTGCTCAGCTTTGTCGCGATATTTGGCCCATTTCTCCTCGGTCGTTTGAATCGGTCCATGGACAGCGTAGAAGGAAAGCATCGCAAAGAAAGGGGTGTCGGCTGAACTGCGAATAAACTCGGAGGTCTCACGCGCCAATCTCATGGAGAGGTTTTCACCGTTGGGGCCATCTTCCAGGTTGGGGTTTTTGAAGGGGGCAAAATATCCTCCCTTGGGACTTCCAGCATGAAAGCCTCCCCGGTTGATGTGAAACCCGTGATCTTCGGGGTGAGAGCCTTCTCCGCCAATGTGCCATTTCCCCGCAAAGAAGGTGTGATATCCTTCCGAGGCCAAAGCCTCTGCAACCGTCACGCGATCGGCAGGAAGCTGCATTTCATATTCCGCAGGCAGCATCAAGTCATGGCGATTGTGGCTGCGCCATGCTTCGCCCGTTTTGGCACCGATCCAGTCCGTGATTCCGTGCCGAGCAGTAAACTCTCCCGTCATGATACTGGCACGGGCGGGAGAACAAACTTGGCAAGTGGAATATCCTTGGGTGAATACGACTCCTTGAGCTGCCAATCGATCGAGGTTGGGCGTTTCGTAGTAGGTACTGCCCATGAATCCCACATCATGCGCCCCAAGGTCATCGGCGAGGATCAGCAGGACGTTGAGTTTGGGAGCGGCTTGGTCGGCAGTTTGGGTACACCCAGTCCAAGCTAGGCTGGATACCCACAACGCGAGAATCGGTAGTAGACGGAAATGCATATATTCAGCGTGTTCAGTTTTCGGCAACATAGTTCTCCTTGGTGGAAAAGTCATTCCCCCTACCCCATTCCAGACAAATGTCACGTCAATTTGAACATAATTGCCCTACCCATCGAGTTACCACAAATGATTCTAATGAGTTTTTGGGTGGCATGGCTACAAGTACCCCCCTCTCAAGGTGCGGATGGCAAGTGTGGCGTGAGATGCCTGAAGTGGCCGACGTCAGGAGGAGTCGGGGATCTGATGGCGTTGGCCTATCGCCATCAGATCCCCGACCGAGTGATAACGAGCACGGAAGGGATCGACTCGGCGACCCATCGGCCAAGAGTCGAATCCATCCTGAGCACGCCGAGGCACGCCCAGATACACCTCCCAATACAGCTCGGAATTCAAGCTAGCTACCTGATTGGATGAGATAGTAGAAGCATCAGCAATCCCTATTCAAACATCACCTTGAGGGTCTCGTTGTAAATATTCTCTCTTGGAGCGCCGTCATAGGCGGCTGAATTCGTCAGGAGAATGAAGGTCCGATCCGTATCGGGGAAATACTGGGCGATAGACAAGAATCCATCAATCGCACCTGTATGCCCAACCGACCATCCATACGGTGTCTGGTTTCGCTCCAATCCGTAGCCATTTTGGGCGTGCCCGATCGTTTCATCCACCCAATCCTCGGGCAGATCAAACCAGCTGGTCATGCTATCCAGGGCAGTTTCAGAGACCAATTCCCCCTTCATCAATTCCTCAAAAAATCGTCCAAGGTCCTGCGCATGGATGGCGATTCCTCCATCGGCAGTCACCAATTCATCCTTGTAGAGAAACTCAGATTCGACGTACTGTGCCGTGCCGTAGAAATCCGCATATCCTTTCACTAGGCTCGCTGGAATGGGCTCTGTCGCAGAGTAGTAAGCACTGGTCAGATGGAGCGGATTGAATATCTCATCACGGTACACTTCCTCCAACGTTTTGCCAGAAGCCGCTTCGAGAATGATCCCCAGCATGACGTAGTTGGTATTGGAATAGCCGTAAGTCTCTCCTACTTCAAACCAGGCAGATTTTCCATAGGTAAATGCCAGCACATCTTCTTGCGTCCATCCATTGTCGAATTGGTTGAATCGCTGCATCCCCTGAGAAAGCGTGTAGTAATCGGCGATCCCTGAGGTGTGGTCCAGCAGATGACGAATCTGAGCTTCATCGGCATTTTCGATGCGTTTCACCACCTCTTCATCCATCCATTTGGATACGGGATCGTCGAGAGACAAAACCCCTGCATCGATATAGGCAAATACAGCCGCGGCAGTAAAGACCTTGCTGATGCTGGCAATCAGAAACGAATTGCATGGCTGCATGGGTACGTCCGAAGCAATGTCCGCAGTTCCGGCGGCTCCCACCCAAACCCCGAATTCGTCCTTGACCATGAGCGTGGCGCCGACGATGCCCAATTTCTGGTTGCGGTCCAGAATCTCCTGATAGGTCGCAGCCCGAGGATGCATATCGCTTGAGTCTGCCACATCGAATTGGCATTGGTAGGTACTTACGGGAACTACCTCATTGGATTGACACCCGACGAGACCTAGTACAACGGCAGTGATTGACAAATAAAATGTGAAGATCCGATTCATGATTTGAAGGTATAGGTGACACCGATTTTGAGGAGTGAATGAGGAAAGAAGGGGATGCCATTGGCAAATGGAGCTTCCACGGCGAAATGCTGACGGATGAATGGCTCGAAACGGGAATTGTTGGGGAATGCCAATCCGAGACCGACATCGGCAATTACCCGAGGTTTTCCCAGCTGATTGATGGCGCTGAAATCCCCCGTTTCGGGATCGATCTCATACACCTCGTTGGGATAGAAATGGTGCATGTATCCAATCCCTCCCGAAGCATCCAGTCGGAGATTGCGGTGCGCCTCCCAACCATATTGGTACCCGCCTCGCAGATAAATCCCCGTTTCCGCCCGCTCGTGGAAGTACCCGCCCAGGGCGACATTCCAGCGTTGCAAGGATCTGACTCCATGCGTTTCACGGAGCGTAACTTCCACCTCGACCCCCGGATGGATCGGTGTGTAGGAGGTGAAGGGCCAAGTCGTGCTTTCGTGCATGACTGCGACAGAAATTCCTTTGAGGCCGTTTGGGGAGATCGTTTGCTGGGCCATACAGGCAATGGGAATCCAGCAAGCCCAGAACACCCAGAAGTGCTTGAACATGACAATGAGTTTGAAGAAGCTTTGGATGGCTTCCGTGTGAAAAAGTGAGGATTGCGTCAGTGAGGTTAACGAACGAAATACAACCTCCAGCTCCAGAGGTTGACCCCGATCACGGCGAGATTTCACGGGTTCATTCTGTTTTTTGGAGGATCAGGCGGGCGGGTCCCAACCGAGCTTGGGTGGGCTAGATCCTTGCGGCCCATCAGAAAAAGGCCGCCCTTGAGAGAGCGGCCTTTGGGGATGAATTTCTATTTCGAGGATAACCGGAAAGGTTTAGCAGTTCGACTATTGAACGGCATTTTCAGGATTCACCCGACTAATTCTTAAAGTCGAGGAATATCCAGAGTTCAACATACCGATGTGTTTGGAAATCTGAGCAAATTGGATGATCCCTGTTTTCGCATCGAATCTTGAGATCATCTTGATAAAGAAGTTCAACTCTAAATCAATCTCATCCAGCTTGGGATTTTCCTCCTCAAATTCCTCTGCAATTTTCGATCTGATCGCTTCTTTGAATACCTTTTGATAGGCCTTTTGATCCAAATAGTTGGAGTCCATGGATTCGTAGGAATCAGGGGATTTGCGGTTACCAATTGGCAGGAAGGAGGTAGCCTCCAACATCGGCATTTTCACATCTTGGATGCTCACCTCACTCTTTTCCACAGGCTTAGGCTTCTCACGGTGAATCACATACGGGTTTGGATGTTGAGGATTGATGTGCCCGAGGAAATTGAGATACTTCAGAATTGGGGATTCCTCCTCTGTCTCCATTTGTTCAATCAGGGTTTGGATTTCCTCAGAGCGATCTTCAAGTCCTTCTAATCCAGTCAAAAACTGAGCATTTAGATCATCTATGCGGTCGACATTGACTCCCCCTGTTTTGCCGAGTGACATCTCAATTGGAATAGCAGCAAGTATTTCTGCGGCAGAATTTTCTAAGCCCTGCTGTACCTCCACATGCAAGACCGCCTGATACTTTGAAGGCAACATGCTCATGATCTCGATCTGGTATCGAATGACCAGTGAGGCAGATTTCTGATCTTCTCGTTCATTATGAGACAATTCAAACAGATACGATTTTCCCGGCTCCCAACCAGATTGAATCGATACATTTTTTTTCGAGACCTCTACCTGCGCCTGCATCGGCAATACGGCCAAGAGGAGGAGGATAGACATGAGGGATTTGGGATAAAAGCGAAGTTGCGATATGGAATTCATAGAAAGGTATAATGTGCTGAAAATGAATTTCGGTCATGGGAAATCTGGTCACCTGAATGGATGACGATGGCATGATAAATCCGACATTGGAATGGGCGGCTGTGGATGGCGCGAAACGATCCCTCTGGGCTTTGACCTTCCCGTGGGTCTACCCGTGCAGGCGGCGAGGAATCATTTGCAGATGTAGCCTAGGATTGTGTCATCTGGAAGATGTGTGGGTGTTGTGCTGTAGGAATTCGTGTCAATGAACCGGACAACCGTCTATGGTTGGAAAAAAAGCGTGCTCAAGGCTTTGAAGTGGGATATCGAAAGCTTATCCGACTGAAAATTAGCAGCTTGAAAAATCAAAATAGGTCGAGATCCTTCTAAATAGTCCCTCCCAAAAAACAACTTTTTCAAAAAAATTCTCCAAACCCTAAACCCTATTCCAGAATGATCGTTCCAATATTCAAATCCAATAACGGAACGATCGTTCCAAAACATCACTCGACATCCTTCATCACACCATTATGGGTACGCTTCAAGGAAAAACAGCCGTCATTACAGGCGGAAACAGCGGAATCGGATACGCATCCGCAGCCAAACTCAAAGCTCAAGGAGCAGAGGTCATCATCACCGGACGATCTCCCGAGCGGGTACAGAATGCGGCCGATGAATTGGGCGTCAAAGGCATCGTAGCGGACGTGACCGACTTGGCAGCTATCGACGCGCTCGTCGAACAGGTGAAAGCCGATTATGGCACCGTAGACATCTTGTTTGTCAATGCGGGGGTATTCTTGCCAGCGCCCATCGGTCAAGTCAGCGAGGAGGTCTACAATCAGACCATGGATATCAACTTCAAGGGAGCTGTGTTCACGACTGAAAAATTCCTTCCGATCTTGAAAGATGGTGCTGCGGTCATTCACCTTTCCTCC is a window from the Pontibacter sp. G13 genome containing:
- a CDS encoding DUF4287 domain-containing protein — its product is MKRTISEESILKATGQQWDEWFHLMDAAQCTEMSHKEMAQWLETEHGVSMWWCQAITVQYERERGLRKVNEKIGGFEVSVSKTVQMPIEELYERVHGWFLALPDIEIRVANPNKNMRITWPDTTNVVVHVWDKGPAKSQVVVMHEKLSTQELVEPTRAYWKAQIPLMVDFEA
- a CDS encoding GEVED domain-containing protein, whose protein sequence is MSRNALHLLLCCLLPSMLWAQSPDHVSGQLIVQLMPGHSIDQLQADFQQDPNDPVTLRHLKSLSPRLNLHLISFDPQHHEGALLKRVHFHRRVIHAQYNHFVESRKHPLLSPNDPDFPQQWALENTGQSGGSFDADIDATEAWDITTGGLSALGDSIVIAVIDDGFSLDHEDLNFWKNYGEIPGNNIDDDGNGYIDDFNGWNAYNSTGAMTLATHGTHVTGIAAAKGDNNTGISGVTWDVKVMPVAGSSGTEAVVMEAYTYVLEARARYNETQGQSGTFVVATNSSFGVNFGDPQNFPIWCALYDSLGAQGILNVASTMNIGSDVDVVGDIPTSCGSDWLITVTNTTDNDSRNSGAAFGANTVDLGAPGTNVYSTLPSQSYGFDTGTSMSAPQVTGVLALMFSAACPAFMVQYRNDPGQAALAIKDYLLQGVDTLPGLTGFTVTGGRLNAFQAINVLLDSCESLNIGCLPAYGLAATSNSDTTARLTWALVDSSVLGQIRYRPVGATAWILSDTLSIPELNLSGLNGCQDYEFQVQTICDSSTSGFFSTSTFQTLGCCESPAGITVIQRTDTAATLGWIGVFGATGYELLLQAPNGTSQSFLSPDTTFAFTDLIACSRYQLRIATICEGEQTDTSEVFLFDTEGCGACRDSMYCPSRGTDVTFEWIQRVQVGPIDQVSGANGGYGDFTAFTSQLVIDSTYDVELTPGYASMAFTESWRIWIDFNQDGVFDSSELALDPIPQIGPLISQITIPPDAFEGNTRMRVSMKFPGFSGNEFPTPCLLFTEGEVEDYCITLTFADTPLCVVPVPETVILETTPGNIRNATLSWEHADDAGEFQIQYRPIGGNWTTETLTDTFRVLTGLEDCQQYEWRVASLCSGVFSGYTSTQMFTTQGCGTCLDSVYCETRGINPDSIRIQSFQLADVTNTSSGEGYGDFTQIFLGLHRGADYLLELTMNRFGENFPYTTTGWVDWNQNGVFDPASETLFNRVGITQDTIQATISIPDSGLYGNARLRVSVSTDNSIDPCGAFDIGEVEDYCLEFLAPISVEDPFTELFKVYPNPSTGIVFIEHPQSVHGFRLLDLAGRELDRWDADLQGQTKRDLTQFSNGLYLLEFISPKDRMTLKLQLNR
- a CDS encoding sulfatase, with product MHFRLLPILALWVSSLAWTGCTQTADQAAPKLNVLLILADDLGAHDVGFMGSTYYETPNLDRLAAQGVVFTQGYSTCQVCSPARASIMTGEFTARHGITDWIGAKTGEAWRSHNRHDLMLPAEYEMQLPADRVTVAEALASEGYHTFFAGKWHIGGEGSHPEDHGFHINRGGFHAGSPKGGYFAPFKNPNLEDGPNGENLSMRLARETSEFIRSSADTPFFAMLSFYAVHGPIQTTEEKWAKYRDKAEQQGIAESGFEMEKKLPIRQYQDNPVYAGLVESMDDAIGEVLNTLEETGMMDNTLIIFTSDNGGVASGDAFSTSNAPLRGGKGYQWEGGLRVPLMVYLPNGAMKGGSSEVPATGADLYPTIMESIGAAAPEGAHLDGQSLLAILQGEQVTWADRPLYWHYPHYGNQGGDPSSVIRQGNWKWIYYHETQQGALYQLDQDPAELHNVADEHPNLAEKLHTQLQQWLADQSARMPAPDEAYDDEAHTQYHNKVVNKKWPALEKQRESMLSPDYQPNPDWWGSQVTID
- a CDS encoding fatty acid desaturase; the encoded protein is MTFQRIKFSKEVDLDFSKTLKKRVREYFEKNQIPRTGGNAMIIKVAFMLALYLVPLVLMLTGVVTSDWGVFGMWSIMGIGLAGIGLAIMHDACHGALSSHKKINNFLGYVLDFVGGSCSLWKIQHNVLHHSFTNIEGHDDDIAPVGVLRFSPHAEKKGVHRFQFLYAWFFYGLMTFSWVTFKDFRLVLRYNKKGLTRGKKQAVGPMMTRLFFAKVAYYTYILVLPLVLMDNAWWVIVGSWFTMHFIAGLILALIFQPAHVMPDSKYPLPDESGHMDNSWFIHQLLTTTNFSPNSKWFSWYVGGLNYQIEHHLFPSISHVHYPKLSKIVEETAKEFDLPYNKQPNFVKAVWEHGKMLYMLGR